The DNA region atgggtgaatgaataaatggatgaatggagggaatcagggagagaaggagggaaggagaaaaggaaggaaggctcGGGCAAAATCCTTAGAGTTTTGAGGGTCTGGAGAGAGCCCATTAAGTTGCTTTATCCCAAAGTGTTCCCGAGCACAAGCACACACTCACCCATTCCCAATATAAGAGGGAAAAGCTTCTCATAATACGTCATGGTCTCTAGCCTTCACTCACCCGCCTCTCCTCCATCTTACATGAACTGTATGTTctgacatttttctctctgtccTGAGGCAACTTAGCGataaaatgttttcacttttaaTCTTTTGATCAGCATTTGAATCTTTCACTAAGTGGagatctattttattttagtgaCATCAACCCAAAAATAGAATGAGTGTTTGCAGTAAGCTGTTTCAATAAGTCTAATTCTACAGAATAGCTGTGAGGGTTTTATTTCCTTGGCCCCAGCAACAGTACTTTcataataatagaaaagaaagcataaacTAAAAGCATTGGGTCACATTTCTCTCTGGTACTCTTATACTGAGAGCGATCCTTTACACTGACTCCCTAAATGTTAGGCATCTATTCCCACCCCTTCGTCAGCCActgatgtctctctctctcctgacaACTTACCTTACAGTTGGCTTCTCCGCCCTTCTCGGGTGGACTGCGGCCCGTCCACTCAGGCAGAGACAGCCGAGAGCCCCTGTCCATTGCCCCACAGTGAGGGGCCAGGTCTACAAAGGGCAGAGGAAGGGCTGAGTGAGGTCACACAGGATGCCTCGTGATCCCTGTTGGCAGGAGTCATCCTGGGGGAGAGGGCGGGGACCAGCCAGACTTGATGGTATCTATCCCCCTGAGAGTGATGAGAGGAAGTGGGGGCTGCAGACACTCCTTCTGAAGAGTTTTGCTGAAAAACTAAGTGCAAAGAAGACCGAGCTCATGAGTGCTATCATGTCAATGAAGAACTGTTTCCtacttttaggatttttttttttttaacactggctTTTGgggggtgttttttgtttgtctgttttggaACTTTTGGTCTCTTccttagcatgtggaatcttagttccacaaccagggatggaatccagccccctgcattggcagcatgaaATCTCTAACCACTGCACGCCGGGTCAGTCCCTGCTGTTAGTTTTTATAGATGCAGTGctactgctactaagtcacttcagtcgtgtctgactctgtgcgacccatagacggcggccaaccaggctcccccgtccctgggttttcccaggcaagaacacttgagtgggttgccatgtccttttcctgtgcatgaaagtgaaaagtgaaggtgaagcggtcagtcatgtctgactcccagcgaccccacagactgcagcctaccaggctcctccatccgtgggattttccaggcaagagtactggagtggggtgccactgcatTTGCCATAGATTGAGTAGATATAGGCAAGAGGTGGAGCTGATTTGGGCCTCACCCACAAGTAAGCAAGAGAAATGAGATCAGGGACTCAGGTGGAAAGGTTGGCTATGGAccagagcaggaagctgtttggTTCATGAATCACATAGAAAAGCCATCCTCTTCTTGGTGCTGAAATGAGAAGAGCATTCCTCCCAtgcaagagtccaacacgacACTCAGAAATGTTATGGCAATAAAACATCAGCAGATACATttagaataaaatctaaaaagttaagcaaaaattaaaaattgaaatcccAATAAACAATATGATAAAAGTTTCATAAACAGTACTACCTAACCACACTCAATATCAGATAAACTCTCcatgataaaaaattaaaaacaaaggatAAAAGGGATATAAGATACATGAGGTGTAAGACTGAGTCCCAAATATAAACTTGGAGATGAAAAAGGTTTGGCAGATGAACCATGACCAtttctgtgaaaaaagaaatataaagctgAGCAAAACGTTGACAgctgtttttttcctccattaaaCACACACAGGTTTGTCTCTTTTGAACTCCTAATTTTAGGCTCAAGGCATGATTTTAAGCGATTGCTGTATTGATTTCCTGTTGCAGCTTAGCAAATTGCCACCAGCTAAGTGGCTTAAAGGAACACATACTTGTTATTGTGATTCTGAGGATCCAAAGTCCCAAATGGTCTCGCTGGCTTCAAATCGTGGTGTCAGCAGGACGCTGTTCCTTCTGGAAGCTTCCATCCTTTTCATGCTCAGAAACTGCCTGCCCTCCTTGGCTTATGGACCCCCTCCATGTCAGTGCCAGATGGGGCTGGTTTAGTCTCTCAGCCCTTATCTCTCTGACACTGAGCTGCATCCCTCCTCCACATCTAAGGCTCCTCGGAAGGAGATTGCATTGGGCACAGCCTGATAATCCAGGTCATTTCCCTATCTTAAGCCCCAATGATTAGGTACCTTAATTCCACCTGTGCTGGAATTCTCACTTGTCATGTGTCTGCTCTTTCAGGCTACTAAAACAGAAACACCAAAGGCTAGGTGGCTCTTTTTTTgcactgtattttttaattgaaggatgattgctttacaaaatttcgagattttctgtcatacatcaacaggaATCATCCAAGTgttcacccatgtcccctccctacCGAAACTTCATCcaatctccttccccatcccacccttccagcTGATCCCAGAGACCCTGTcagagttccctgagtcatagagctaATTCCcaatggctatctattttacatgtggtattgTAACAGGTGGTTTATTAACAACAGCCTTTTACTtctcagttttggaggctgggagCTCCAGGATCAAGACAAAGCAGGTGGCTGGTGGACGGcgttctccctgtgtcctcagagGGCACAAGGGTGAGCGATCTCCCTGGGGTCTCTTTCATAAAGGCCCTCATGCCACCCATGAgggtcccaccctcatgaccAAATCACCTCCCAAACACCCTGTCTCCTAACACCATCCCCTTGGTGACCTCAGCTTGCACTGAGGGAAGAGTTAGTGTGAAGACCAGAGAGCTGCTCACACTCACCGCCTGCACCAGCCAGGCTCTTGATTTAACTGGGAAACCCTCTGAAGAAACTGCAGGCAGCCTGAGGTCCGTGTGCTCAGCCTGCCCTGGCGGGCTCTGAGTTCCATGCTATGTTGTCTTCACTGAATTGTGCTTCCACAAGACTTGTTTTTCCATCGCATTTAGTTGCATCCTATCATGCTCGCACAGAGAGACATGCTTTGTCCATGTCAAGTCTGTCATTCAATTGATGACAATTTGTGAAGCTATGTCTCGGCTCAATGCCCGGCACATACAGGAATAGGACAAGTCCATGCCTACAGAGACCTTACGGCCCAAAAGGGAACCGGAAGTGTATCCACGTGTGCACAAGGCAGGAGGAAGAAGCATAAACCAAACAGAagtgagggctgcagggggacagaggaggaggtTTCCTCCTTAGCAGGGGTCGGGGGTTTCCTACCAGATTGGTGTTCTGGTGATTCTGGACCCTTGGGGTGCATGTTTGAGAGGAGATGAGGGGCAGGCCAGGgtgccctgggctgggaagcaGGAAAGACAGCAGACAGAGGGCCTGGGGAAGGTCAGGCCCCCAAGGAACAGGGGGATCAGAGCTCCCACCATGGTCCCCCAATGATCCCCGTATGGAGCTCAGAGAGCATCCTCAGGGATTTGGGGATTAGCCTGGGATCAGACATCACACAACAACCTCAGTGACCAGTGGGcaattctttaattttaaacaaaatttattcTGGTTTAAATTTTAGATGCTCTGTTGAAGGGTGCAGTTTCTGACTCCGCATCGGTCCTGGCTACGTCTTCGCCTTCTTTTACCTCCTGCAGCATTTTACTTGGGACCTGAAACAGGTGCCAATCTGTCTCATGCTTCCAGGGCACCTCTTCGGCACACAGATGCCTCCCTTCCAATGGCAGATATGATAATTTACTAGTCTTTGCATAAATCCTAAAAAGAGAACGAAGAGGGAAAAAACGTGTCAGCAGGAAAAGCGGCATCTGGAGAAGGGCAACTGTGTGCCCTCTGAGCGAGGCCCTGGGGCTTTCTGTGCTGAGATGTGGACACGGCCTCCTCACAACAGGATGTGAGTTCAGGACACCGGGGACCAGTTTCCAGACAGACGCTGACCCTGCCCGGGCTCCGGTGGACCCTCATGTTTCCAGAAGCATAGGCTGAGGGACTGGGGTGTGAGGAGCATGGTTGTGTGCAGGATCGGCTCCACCACGAGGGCAAAGACCAGGAAGCTCTGCTACATCCACATTCTGGTCAGGAGTCAGAAGAGGCCCGCGGGCGTCTATTTTCACCGTCTAGTTTTCCAACTCATGGAGTCAGTCAAGTAGTGGAGCTGAGATAGGAGGAAAAGATGCAGCTGAAACTGTAAGAACTGTTTAAAGAGAACTTACTCTCAAAGTAACTTACAACTGAGAGTGATAATGATTCGGGAAAAAAAGTTTTCTATCATTGTCTCTACTGACTCAGAGCTCTCAGCGCTGGGGCGAGTCAGCCCCTCTCCTCATCCCTTTGTGGTTtcctcgtgaccagaggcctACCAGCTTTCCTCACAGGCTGTCTTCATCCCTTTGTGGTTTCCTTCCGACCAGTGGCCTTTCCATCTCCCTCACACGCCTTTTTGCTCCTGACCAGCGGCCTTCCTGCTTCCCTCACAGCCTTCCTCATACCTTTGTGGTTTCCTCCTGACCAACGGCCTATACGCTTTCCTCACAGGCTCTCCTCATCCTGTTGTGGTTTCTTCCTGACCAGAGGCCTTTCATCTTTCTCACACTCCTTTTTCCTCCTGATCACAAGACACCTCTGGTCCCTCTAGGTcccccccagggattgaaccgggccCTGGGCACTGAGCGGCCGTCATCCTTACTCCCCTGGCCTCTCTCCCTGCCACTGTGTAAGAGTTGGGTTATAGTCATAAACAACACTGATGACAAGGGCTTTTCAACTTCATTCTGACATCTAATCAGTTGTCAGGTCTCAGTCTCCgcatcctctctctccctccctccctccttcctttcttcctacatattttcatcttatttctgGAAATATCAAGGGTAAGATGAAAATTAGACATCCGATCTTGCCCACTGCTTTGGATGTGCTGCCTCCCAGCTGTGGAGCGAGGGTCGCATCGTCAGCGACGTGTCCAGGAGGACCTTCCTGCTGAGGAGACTCAGCACGGAGCGTTCCAGGGCAGCTCCCAAAGCCCAGGCTCGGCCTGACTCTCCTCTGGACTTCTCTGGTTGCCCAGATCTGCCACCCTTCAAGTAGAAAGCTTTATAAAGCCACATTCTGCACTCTGTCATGGGACAAAATCAAATTTCTTGCTTTTACgaaaaagataaaaaggagaGTCACTTAACAGAGGCATCTTCTGTTTCCTCCTCATGACACCAATGAGGAGATGGGCTCAG from Dama dama isolate Ldn47 chromosome 32, ASM3311817v1, whole genome shotgun sequence includes:
- the LOC133050473 gene encoding LOW QUALITY PROTEIN: lingual antimicrobial peptide-like (The sequence of the model RefSeq protein was modified relative to this genomic sequence to represent the inferred CDS: substituted 2 bases at 2 genomic stop codons) codes for the protein MRLHHLLLALLFLVLSAGSGFMQRLVNYHICHWKGGICVPKRCPGSMRQIGTCFRSQVKCCRRXKKAKTXPGPMRSQKLHPSTEHLKFKPE